The Metabacillus sediminilitoris genome window below encodes:
- a CDS encoding M14 family metallopeptidase, producing the protein MKKLLLISFFLWMGLVLFPENSNAQSYVNPNQTYTYEEMTADIRKLGMAYPDLITYKSLGKTPYGREMWAVGIGRGDATLFINSSHHAREWLTTNIAMEMIDQYSEAYVNNSTIDGYSPRSLLNEVTIWFVPMVNPDGVTLQQSGLNAFPSWTHQSLIKMNNGSKNFKRWKANAQGIDLNRQYPAGWTTGLVKQPSYMNYPGKKALQAPESAMLASFTYWVDPEITVSYHSSGRILFWDYKIDKINYNRDYTIAKKVGDMTGYSLVIPTSTPSGSGYKDWFIETFNRPGLTPEISYYVPNTNPPVSVFPEEWRRNKAVGLYLAQESDKLWEKKVTHVNKTITTFDTKSTLNRPNAKHATNKTIKPGVYKVDATKDSWLRVSTSSGKTWIYASSLVYGQVENVNEPLLLLTKKTLFSMPLQNKNTKTIIDPQVVTAKKKWNNWYLINTPYGDRWITDASVIKNYAPTAINETYKLLVPKVAWAAPIYTANRTSLPKDSVVTATQKWNGWIQLQYDSKHYWIREDHTLEPFTINSSTEQVDQKIVLLTGKVLFDLPSFGSNSGQSVQAGTYQVVRKMNNWYAIDTSFGTKWVSDSSAITESQTKKIDSNYELLLPKVAHSIPSSSAAVRSIPAGTILQATSEWNNWTSVIYDQQTYWLRTDGVLQPFIIDQSTEPIDQELVLLTRKTLFNLPSYGSNTNESVEPMIVKATRQRGNWYAINTEYGERWITNASIITDYHPTAINQQFKLSQSKEGYTIPSLNSNNSIINKESIVNGKQTWKDWTLVELSGKEYWVKTDSSLVPYTNQQSVSKVNTVTNQETVTDQETVTNQETVTDQETVTNQETVTNQETVTNQETVTNQESITTENENVEE; encoded by the coding sequence ATGAAGAAATTACTACTAATTTCGTTTTTTCTTTGGATGGGGTTAGTACTTTTCCCAGAAAACTCGAATGCCCAAAGCTATGTCAATCCAAACCAAACATATACGTATGAAGAGATGACAGCAGATATTAGAAAATTGGGAATGGCGTATCCAGATCTTATAACGTACAAATCACTTGGGAAGACTCCTTATGGGAGAGAAATGTGGGCAGTTGGTATCGGACGAGGAGACGCAACGTTATTTATTAATAGTTCTCACCACGCAAGAGAATGGTTAACGACAAATATCGCAATGGAAATGATCGATCAGTATTCTGAAGCCTATGTAAATAATTCTACTATTGATGGCTACTCCCCTAGATCGCTTTTAAATGAAGTAACAATTTGGTTCGTTCCAATGGTCAATCCAGATGGTGTTACACTTCAGCAAAGTGGCTTAAATGCATTTCCTTCTTGGACACATCAATCGTTAATTAAGATGAATAACGGAAGTAAAAACTTCAAAAGATGGAAAGCAAATGCTCAAGGAATCGACCTAAACAGACAATATCCAGCAGGCTGGACAACTGGTTTAGTAAAACAACCCTCTTATATGAATTATCCAGGTAAAAAGGCTTTACAGGCTCCTGAAAGTGCTATGCTAGCATCCTTTACTTATTGGGTTGACCCTGAAATTACTGTATCCTACCATTCTTCAGGAAGAATCCTATTTTGGGACTATAAAATCGATAAAATAAACTATAACCGTGATTACACAATCGCAAAAAAAGTCGGAGACATGACCGGCTATAGTCTCGTTATACCAACCTCCACCCCTAGTGGTTCTGGTTATAAAGACTGGTTCATAGAAACATTTAATCGTCCTGGCTTAACACCGGAGATTAGCTATTATGTTCCTAATACAAATCCTCCAGTTTCTGTGTTCCCTGAGGAATGGCGAAGAAATAAAGCAGTAGGATTATACCTTGCACAAGAATCAGACAAACTTTGGGAAAAGAAAGTTACTCATGTAAATAAAACCATTACAACTTTCGATACCAAATCAACCTTAAATCGACCTAATGCTAAGCATGCTACTAATAAGACAATTAAACCTGGCGTATACAAAGTAGACGCAACAAAAGATAGCTGGCTAAGAGTCTCGACAAGTTCAGGTAAGACATGGATTTATGCATCCAGCTTAGTATATGGTCAAGTTGAGAATGTAAATGAACCATTATTATTACTAACGAAGAAAACATTATTCAGCATGCCGCTGCAAAACAAAAATACAAAGACAATCATTGATCCACAAGTCGTGACAGCTAAAAAGAAATGGAATAACTGGTATTTAATCAATACTCCATATGGAGATAGATGGATAACAGATGCATCCGTTATAAAAAATTATGCTCCAACGGCAATTAATGAAACCTATAAACTATTAGTCCCTAAAGTAGCATGGGCAGCACCTATCTATACAGCTAATAGAACATCATTACCAAAAGATTCAGTTGTAACAGCTACACAAAAGTGGAATGGCTGGATTCAGTTACAATATGATAGTAAACATTATTGGATTAGAGAAGATCATACACTAGAACCATTTACGATTAACAGTTCCACAGAGCAAGTAGATCAAAAAATTGTTTTACTTACAGGTAAAGTGCTATTTGATTTACCATCGTTTGGCTCAAACTCAGGCCAATCTGTTCAAGCAGGTACTTATCAAGTTGTTAGAAAGATGAACAACTGGTATGCGATTGACACATCTTTCGGAACAAAATGGGTTAGCGACTCTTCAGCAATTACTGAAAGCCAAACAAAGAAAATAGATAGTAATTATGAACTGTTACTACCTAAAGTTGCACACAGCATTCCATCATCATCAGCAGCAGTTAGATCAATTCCTGCCGGAACGATTCTCCAAGCAACTAGCGAATGGAATAATTGGACGTCAGTTATCTATGATCAACAAACGTACTGGTTAAGAACTGATGGTGTATTGCAGCCATTTATAATTGACCAATCGACAGAGCCTATAGATCAAGAGCTTGTATTACTAACAAGAAAAACACTGTTTAACCTTCCTTCTTACGGAAGCAATACAAATGAATCTGTTGAACCTATGATTGTAAAAGCAACTCGACAAAGAGGAAACTGGTACGCGATTAATACTGAATATGGTGAACGTTGGATTACGAATGCCTCTATCATTACCGATTATCATCCAACAGCAATTAATCAGCAATTCAAGCTATCACAATCAAAAGAAGGCTACACAATTCCTTCTTTAAACTCTAACAATTCAATCATTAATAAAGAGTCAATTGTCAACGGAAAGCAAACTTGGAAAGATTGGACATTAGTTGAACTTTCCGGAAAAGAATATTGGGTGAAAACTGATTCTTCACTTGTTCCATATACTAATCAACAAAGCGTTTCAAAAGTAAATACTGTTACTAATCAAGAGACTGTTACTGATCAAGAGACTGTTACTAATCAAGAGACTGTTACTGATCAAGAGACTGTTACTAATCAAGAGACTGTTACTAATCAAGAGACCGTTACTAATCAAGAGACCGTTACTAATCAAGAATCAATCACTACAGAAAATGAGAATGTAGAAGAATAA